Part of the Macrobrachium rosenbergii isolate ZJJX-2024 chromosome 2, ASM4041242v1, whole genome shotgun sequence genome is shown below.
TAACCACTCTCACTTCCTTCCATTCCAGACGCCAGAGAGATCTATCAATCACCGAACAGTCAATCATTCGTCTCCCAGACATGAGGAAAACGATGGACAATCAACAGTTTTTCCCAAAAGTTTGGAATTCGGCCACAACAGGGAACCATGACAACGTGCCTCATTTTCCTTGCTGTCTTCATCCTGGTAACattgtctttatattttattttccttgtgttttttaTATCACTGTTCCATTTTTTGTTAAGATTACTATCATAGATTGCTTTTGACAATCTACTGTGGCTGTTCTTTTCGTCATTATCATTCTTGATAATTGTTGCTTGGAGTAAACTGCTgctgagatctctctctctctctctctctctgtatatctctttctgtatctACTTTTACCCTATTCCATGGTCAatcaccaaatctctctctctctttctctctccagcaaTGAACactctttaatatatatgatttccatcacaccctcctctctctctccctagcaaTGATGACTGTTTAATAAATaggatttcccccccccctctctctctctctctagcaatgaTCACTCTTTAATACACAGGATTTCCTATCTCTCTCCCCAGCAATAAcatgatttcctctctctctctctctctctctccctctctctctctctctctctcccttgcaatGACACTCTTTAATACATgtgaaattcctctctctttctctccaggaATGATAACAtatgatttcctctctctctctctctctctctctctctccctcaatgaTCACTCTTTAATACATATTTCctattttgacattattattattattattattattattattattattattattatcccgagACACGAACCGCAGCAGCAGTAAACGCAATTAAATTCTGTATCCGGTGATCCGTATTATATTACAATTATGATTAATGCCAGGCCTCTCGAAGCGTCACTCATCGCTGACGATGGGTGGacgaaattttttcatataattaatctAAGAAGAAGTTAATATCGAAGATTATTAACGCCCTTGTGGTGATATTAGTGAAAATCTTAGGTCTGTGCTATGTTTTTCGGTTGTGTGTGTGGATCTATTGTTTTTTAACTTTCCCAGTGTGCCTTTGTATATTGagagtctctctttctttcactcactctgtatatgtatgtatgtatgtgtgtatgtgtgtatatatatatatatatacatttatttattatatatatatacatatatatacatacatacatacatatatgtaattatcataatatacatatatatatacacacgtatatatatatatatatatatatatatatatatatatatatatatatatatatagatagatagatagatagatagatatatatactcaaaGTGTGTTCATTTGTTCACAGCCTACTGACTTTAATTCTCTATCAATTCATCATGTTTTTAATAacgtcaccttttttttttttaaaaacctttgtATTACATTCCTTCTCAACAAATTTACATGTTCCGTCATCTTTCATCGGCAGACGTAACCGTCGGAGGATTCCCGTCAGGATGTGTCACTTACATCAACCAACTACTTCCGGTCCCCAACCAGCCTTCGATACCGAACTGCTTGGAGGTACGGACAGTCGATgatctcgactttttttttttccgtttataTTTTCCCTTGTGATTTCTCTTTTGTGCATCGGTTCATGAACGCAGACGTAGGTAGAcagatcgatatatatatatatatatatatatatatatatatatatatatatatatatatatatatatatattatacatatatatatatatatatatatatatgtattgtatagatagatagatgtatagatagataatgtataggagttttttattatatatacatatatgtatgtatgtatatatatatatatatatagataatgcatAAGTAgttttttgagatatatatatagatatatagatgtatagatagataatgtacaagtagtttattatatatacagtacatatatatatgtaggtatatatatagataatgtataagtagttttttatatatacgtatatatatgcacgtatgtttgtatgtatgtattatatattttatatatatatatatatatatatatatatatatatatatatgaataataatttacgAGTGTGCTTGTGGCTGCGTTGGAATGTCGTTAAACTGACGCAGAATATTCCACTTCCGTTAAGAAGTTCAGCGATTGTctgaatatgaatttatttgcatGTTCTTGAAATTTGTTATCCAGGTTAAAACTACTATTTTAAAATTAGGCTTGAAATTTGTCATCCAGGTTAAAACTACTATTTATAATTAGGTTTGAAATTTGTTATCTAGGTCAAAACTACTATTTATAATTAGGTTTGAAATTTGTTATCCAGGTTAAAACTACTAATTATAATTGTTTGAAATTTGTTATCCAGGTTGAAACTACTAATTATAATTAAGTTTGAAATTTGTTATCCAGGTTAAAGCTTCTATTTATAATTAGGTTTGAAATTTGTTATCCGAGTTAGAACTACTATTATAATTAGATTTGTTAGCCAGCTCTAGCTTCCCCTCTTGAAGTCTGAAGACTACTGCTTCGTAGCAAACTTTCAGTTGCAGGCAGTTAAATTTTCCAGGTGTTGCAACTACcaaaaattaagtaattactCTTCACCGTATTTAAGTGAAAGGGGACACGAGAGAAACGATTAAGCAATTAAAAttggtctctcttttttttgccgTTTTCACTGAAAGCCTTGTCGGTTGCTAGGAGCTTTCAGTCCCTCCCTTTCTTTCCCCTCAGCTTTTCCCTTTAAACTTTCACTGGAAAGTGACCACAGCAAAATCCCGCAGCAGTCCTGCGTGACCCATTTCTTAACACccgtcatttttagttttctgtaaaagaaaactattgtgacggttttgtctgtccgtccgcactttttctgtccgtcctcaggtcttaaaaactgctgaggctagaggactgaaaattggtatgctgatcatccaccctccaatcatcaaacgtaccaaattgcagccctctagcccactcagtagttttgattttatttaaggttaaagttagccataatcataatTCTGGCACCGGTacagtaccaacaacacaggctgagtttcatgggccgtggctgataagtttcataaagcattataagCCGCACAGAAAACTAGACTGAgccaaggaaacttcggcgcatttttttactttttttttcccctctcgtcCAGTCCTTCTCAATTCTTGGACGCTACCCGTCTGTCAGCAGCCATTCAGAATTTCACACGAAAGTCACCACAAAAGCTGCGCCTCCTTTGCATGGCCCATTTCCCAAACTTTCCCCGTGATTGATCGTGCCTACTCCTTGTGGTGGTGGCCGAGGAaatggaggaggggggggagggggggaggggcgcCTTGACCTCCCACttctgccttttttcttttttttttttttacttcggtcGGCAGGATGTTACCATATTTCACGCAGGCGCCAGTGACATCTgcctcaattttctttttttctattcctcCAAGAAGTCGCTGCGACCGCTAAAGGTTCCGTTTCTATAAACACTCTTGATTTCCGTGACttcatttatcagtttttgtAAGGAAATACTTGTTGCTAAGATTGTGTCACGATTCTCTTACGTCTCAATAAGCTTATTTCTTCATGTATGGAGGAAGAAGTCATGTTTCTTAAGATTCTAATAAAATGATCTTTATGAATTTTTCTTCGCTCTTCTAATTCTTTAAGAAAGGGCCTTAGACGCAGGAAAACAACTTTAGTTAATAAGATCATAAAGTTAACTATTTGATGTTAACTAAACCAAGACCATTTGTAAACGTGAATGCTTATCTTCAGCAGATGGACACAAGAAGTCTCAGTACTTTGAGCGAGGACCACGGAAACGAATGGGTCATCGTGGGTCTCTTAGGTCACGAAGACATTGAGAATCTTGACTGGAAAGTCAGATACCCAACGAACATTGGTTTCCAGGTCAGAGAAagaccattatcatcatcatcactatcacccTCGTTCTGATTATCATTATTGGTTTTCgttgttggcaaaaaaaaaaaaactttaaatagcaacctaatatactgtatgttgttggtatattcttataatgaaaataaataaattataaattctgGTACATAACATCTGACGTATATACTTCAAATTCCAATTTCAGGCATTCGTATTCCTGAGCGCCAACGGCTTCATCAACATCCGTCAGAGCATCAGTTTGGTTTCGTCTGCTCGAATCAAACCTTTATCTGACCCGGAAGTCATTAGCAACTCGAAGTCAGCCTATGAAGAATCTAACATTGTAGAGGAAGCATGCAAGTGTGACTCCAGGCATGCAAACGCAGGCACTACACCTGCACAGACCCAACAGACTATCCCCGGACCCCCTCGTTGGCAAGTAATGCAGGTCAGCGATCGTCAAGCAGAGAGAGCGCCTTCGAGACACCTGTATCCTGCCAACTCCACAACACTGGCAAATGACCAAGAACACTCTACACTAACCGAGCTCGATACGTCACATGATCTGAAGGGAAGAAGGGGTCAGTCTATTCTTTCAGAGCGTGCGAGGAATTCTAAGCTGACTCGCATGTCCCTCTGGACGAGGTATTTGCAAGTCAAGTCGACGGCTCGCTTGATCCAGCAAGTGAGAGAAAGGTCTTTCACAGACAAATCGACTAAGTATTGGCTTCTTCAGACGAGGGTCTAGCTGTCCTTGTGAATAATGATGAGGGATTCTTAACCTATGTATCATGTGACAGCACTCCCGAGcgatgatttttatatttgtatatatcctctgacaatttttacaatatttatgtacataatattaTACAATGGTATTTTGCATTCATCTGGgtctttaatgtgtatatatcctCTGACTA
Proteins encoded:
- the LOC136849854 gene encoding uncharacterized protein isoform X2; amino-acid sequence: MRKTMDNQQFFPKVWNSATTGNHDNVPHFPCCLHPDVTVGGFPSGCVTYINQLLPVPNQPSIPNCLEMDTRSLSTLSEDHGNEWVIVGLLGHEDIENLDWKVRYPTNIGFQAFVFLSANGFINIRQSISLVSSARIKPLSDPEVISNSKSAYEESNIVEEACKCDSRHANAGTTPAQTQQTIPGPPRWQVMQVSDRQAERAPSRHLYPANSTTLANDQEHSTLTELDTSHDLKGRRGQSILSERARNSKLTRMSLWTRYLQVKSTARLIQQVRERSFTDKSTKYWLLQTRV
- the LOC136849854 gene encoding uncharacterized protein isoform X1, translated to MRKTMDNQQFFPKVWNSATTGNHDNVPHFPCCLHPDVTVGGFPSGCVTYINQLLPVPNQPSIPNCLEQMDTRSLSTLSEDHGNEWVIVGLLGHEDIENLDWKVRYPTNIGFQAFVFLSANGFINIRQSISLVSSARIKPLSDPEVISNSKSAYEESNIVEEACKCDSRHANAGTTPAQTQQTIPGPPRWQVMQVSDRQAERAPSRHLYPANSTTLANDQEHSTLTELDTSHDLKGRRGQSILSERARNSKLTRMSLWTRYLQVKSTARLIQQVRERSFTDKSTKYWLLQTRV